From the Paenibacillus sp. MMS20-IR301 genome, the window CGGATAAGGCGTGCCGATTGACATCATATCCGCATGGCGCATCCAGAAGGCATCCCACGGGGGAACGGTTAGGTACTGCACAATTCCGTATGCAGCGACCAGCACGGCGATATTGGCAAAGGCATACAGCAGCCGGTCAATATCCTTCGGACCGAAATGCGTGACCGCGAAGAACGGAATCAGCAGCAGCGGTACGATATAGTTCGCCAGATCGTATACGGAGCCGACACCGTTCTTCGCCAGACCGATCAGGGCACCGTAGGCCAGGGCAATGGAGAACAGCAGGATGATCCGGGTAGAGGATTTGCGGATCTTGTGAATCTCCTTAAGCACCGGAATGGCCAGGGTTGCCCCCGTCAGCAGGGGAGCCAGACTAAGCAGGGATACGGAGTGATACACTCCTTCATACCAGTCGGCAATCCGCCGCAGCTCCGGGGCCACTGCCCAGACCAGCAGGGTGTACGGGATCAGCAGCCGTGTATTCAGCAATGCCAGCAGGAAAGCCGGAAAGAGAATCCCTGCCAGAATAATGCCCTGCAGACTGTTCGTGGCACTGAGCTTCGCACTGGCGAAGCCGATGACCAGCGGCAGAACCAGCGCTGCACCGCAGATGATCATCATCACCGCCGCTGACTTCACTGATGTTAAGGAAGGAAGACTCAGACTGTTCTCCTCCCGGTCCAGCATCTTCATTCCCCCGCCTCCACTCTTACCTGCATGTATTTATTCCGGCTCCGCTTCTTTGCCGTTTTTCAGTTTATCCCGCTTGCGCAGCTCCTTAAGCAGCAATACCAGGAACTGGGCATCGTCGACCAGGTATCTTTTCCACAGGCGTCCCGGCTCCTGGATCAGCCTCCAGAGCCACTCCATTCCGGTCTTCTGCATGAAATCCGGAGCCCGCTTAACCGAGCCTGACAGAAAATCAAAGGTTGCCCCCACACCGATCGAAACCGGCGCCTGGTAAGAGGTATAGTGGCGGTAGATCCATTTCTCCTGCTTCGGGGCTCCCACGCCTACGAACACAATATCCGGCTGACTTTCCGTCAGCATCTGGATAATCCGCTGATTCTCTTCTTCGTTGTGCTCAAAGCCGTAGGAAGGAGAATAACAGCCGACAACGTTGATATCCGGGTAGGCCGCCTTAAGGTTCTCCGTCGCCTGCTCCGGCACGCCTTCCGCCGAGCCCAGGAAGAACAGGCGGTATTTTCTCTGCTGAAAAGCGTGGCCCAGCCTGCTGAACAGGTCTGCTCCGGATACCTTTTGCTTCAGCGGCTTGCCGAGCATCTTGGACGCCCAGATCAGCGGCATTCCGTCCGCAACCACGGCTCCGGCTTCGGAATAGACCTCACGGAATTCTTCATCCTTCCGGAGCTTGATTACATGATCGACATTGCAGGTCAGGATGTAGGACTGGTTCCTTTCCTGAATCATTTTGTCAATGTAATCGAGCAGGTCCATGAAATCATAGTTATCAAAATTGACATCGAACATGTTCACTTGATTCATCGTATCACTTCTTTTTGTGGGGAATCGGCCAGCTGTGAAGACCGGTACAGGCAGTTCAGATACCAGCAGAACGGAATGATGGATTGGACCGTCGACAGCGTGTTATCTGTGAAAGAGTAGATCAGGAACGCTGCAATAAAGAGCAGGTAATACGGTTTAACCGGCGGTGCCAAAGCCCTGTACACCAGAAGGAACACAGCAAGTAAGGAAATCAGCAGCAGTATGGCCCCGAAGTAGCCTCCGTCGAAGTAAAAGCGGATATACTCGTTATGCGGAACGACAAAGCCTTTGTAGAGCGAGCCGTCATTGGCTACCGTAACCGCCCCGAGGCCGCGCCCCGCATAAGGGGAATCCTCCGCTTTATTCAGGAAGTACTCCCAGGCTTCCGCCCGTCCTGACAGGTCAACCCCCGTTTCTGTCGTACGCTCGAAGGAACGTTTCTTGATGTTGTCGAGCTGCAGGTAGACCGCTGCGGTAATGACCAGCAGTGAGCACAGGAGCGGGATCAGAAATTTAGTTTTGCCTCTAAGGTACTGGCGGGAAATATCGTAGAAATAGTAGAGCACCATCAGGATCAGCGCCAGGATCGGCCCCCGGGTTCCTGTCCCGATAAGAATCAGGAAATTAAGGCCCAGCATAAGGTAATTGAACCTTATATGCTGCGGGCTGCGCTTGATTTCAATAAAGGCGATCGCCACACCCATGAACGCCAGCATCGCCAGATGCGCCGGAATGTTCGCCCCCTGAATCCGTACTGCGCCGGTAAATTCAACATCAAGGAAGGGATGCAGACCTGCTGCCTGCAGGACCACTCCGGCCAGAATACTGACCAGCGGCAGCAGGGTAATGATGCGGATCTGCTTCTCGGCCACTTCCTTCTTCCAGTTAATCAGGAGGAATACGAACGGCAACGACAACCCGATGAATGCTTTGATGGCAATGGATGAGCTCATCTCCGGCAGCCAGACCGAGAAGGTGAAGCTGATGAAGACCAGTGCCAGCATTGCCCATAGCGGCTGGCTCAGCCGCAGCCGCAGACCATTGACGAGAATGCAAGGCACAAGCAGCATCAGAATGACCAGCTTATAGAGGGAGAGGATCTCGATGCCGAACATGCTGCCGCTGTACAGAAAGTTGATCGATACTGCCGTGGTCAGCAGTACGAAATAACTGATCAGCTCAGGGCGTGAGATGGAGACAACCAGCAGCATAATCAGAAGTACGGCTGCTACCGCAATGACCGGCTGGTAGATGACCGCCGTCCCGAGGAATAATGCGGATATGAGGTAGAGCATTCCGTACGGCAAAGCGTTTATTTTGCTGCCCCACCCAAAATTAGTCATCCCGCGCCCTCCTCTCACCCTGCTGCGGATTCCCGCTTCCGGTTCCAGATCATATGAAGAGTCCCGCGGATACTCTCCAGCCTGCATTTATTCAGCAGCCTTCTTCCCTGGCTGCGGGAGAGAACAGAGTCGGCCATAATGTACATCACCTTGGCGCCTGTCTTGCCCAGCAGCAGCAACTTGCCCTTCAATCCTTCGCTCTTCATCGCATTTGAGATTCCCTGGCTGTAGTAACGCTTCATAATCCAATCCTCTGTCAGCCGGTTAGCCGGCACGAAGTGATCGACCGCCATTTCAGGATGATACAGAATTGAATGTCCCTCCTGCTGAATCTGGCCGAACAGCCAGGTCTCTTCACCCGAGAGCAGGGAGTCGCCCTTCCTGCCCAGCTCCAGCGGAAACAGGCTGATATCGAACACTGGCTTGCGCATCGCCATATTGGCGCCGCAGGGGTGAAGCCGCTTCGGATATTCCCTGATCCGGTTGCCCAGATCCACGATGGTATACGGAAGCTCAAACGGTTTAATCAGCCACTCCGGACGTTTGCTTTCAAAGATCGGAGCGATTTTCCCGCCCATAGCCATCACCTCCGGCCGCTGTGCGAAAGTGCTGACAATGGTCGTGATCCAGGTCCGGCAAGGTATCGCATCATCATCCAGGAAGGCAATGAGCGGCGATCTGGAAGCCAGGATTCCCGTATTCCGGGCTGCCGAAAGTCCCTGCACCGGCTCCAGAAGATACCTTATATCCATACCGGCACCATGGTCCCCGATGAACCTTTTGACCGCAGCCGCTGTATCATCCTTGGAGCTGTTATCCACCACGATGATCTCAGCCGCCCGCAGGTTCTCCAGCGGCAGCAGCGACCGTAGCGTCTTGACCAGCAGGGCTGAGCGGTTATAGGTGCAGATGATGATGGAAATCTTAGGCACATCTCCGTTTACAAGCATCGGCATTCACCCAATTCCCATAATTTTTAGTACGCATTTTTGGAGCCGAGCAGCATCAGGCCGGTCTTGACGATGATCTTCAGATCCAGCATGGTGCTGCGGATGCTAATGTACGTCAGGTCCAGCTGAACCATCTCATCAAAGCCGACGCTGTTTCTGGCATTCACCTGCCAGTACCCGGTGCAGCCAGGCGTCACCATCAGCCGCTGCTTGTCATACTCCGTATACTGCGCCACCTCTTCAACGAGCGGAGGCCGGGGGCCAACAAGGCTCATATGTCCCATCAGCACGTTCCAGAGCTGGGGCAGCTCATCGATACTGGTCTTGCGCAGGAATCTTCCGATGCGGGTGATGCGGGGATCATTCTTGATTTTGAACATCGCACCGCTCACTTCGTTATAAGCCATCAGACTTTCCTTAAGCTCTTCAGCATTGGAGACCATAGATCTGAATTTGTACATGGGGAACAGCTTCTCATCCTTGCCGACCCGGTCCTGGCGGAAGAATACCTTCCCTTTCGGGTCCTCCAGCTTAATCAGGACAGCTACTACCGCGAACAGCGGCAGCAGGAAGAGCAGGCCAAGGGCGGAGAAGAATACATCGATTATCCGCTTCAATAACAAGTAGGAGTCCATTGTCTTATTCCCTTCACTCGCATGCAGCATGTAAAGCTTCGGCAGGACGGCCTCATAGTCTTCCGGCAGTTTTTGCATGCTCATTTCTTCATTCCTCCTAAAAGTTTTGTGGAGCATCACTTCCTGGATACGCTTCGTTCAAAACTCGCTTCGGAAGCATAGGCTTAGTTTTGTGGAGCATCACTTCCTGGATACGCCTCGTTCAAAACTTGCTCCGGAAGCATAGGCTTAGTTGCTGGTTCAGCTGCTCAGCGAGGTTTGTCCCGCCTGCTTCAGCCATTCCGCCATAGCGTCCATTACCTGGTAGCGCAAATCCTCACTCTCAAGGGCAAACTCCAGGGTGGTCAAAATATATCCGAGCCGCTCACCGACATCATATCTTGTACCGTCAAAGTTATAGGCATATACCCGTTCGCTCTGGTTGAGCTTCTGGATCGCATCTGTCAGCTGAATCTCACCGCCGGCGCCTTTTTCCTGCAGATCGAGATATTTGAAGATCTTTGGTGTAAATACGTAGCGGCCCATAATGGCGAGATTGGATGGTGCTGTTCCCAGCGGCGGCTTCTCAACGAAGTTATTGACCCGGTAGAGCCGTCCGTCCTGCAGATCCGGTTCAATAATCCCGTAGCGGTTAGTGAATTCATCCGGAATATCCTGGACACCGATGACCGAATTCTGGGTTTCCTCATACTGGTCAATCAGCTGCTTCAGGCAGGGAACCTTTCCGGTTACAATGTCATCACCGAGCATGACGCCAAACGGCTCATCGCCGATAAACCGGCGGGCACACCATACGGCATGTCCGAGGCCCTTCGGTTCCTTTTGCCGGATATAGTGAATTTCAACCTTGGAGGACCGCTGAACTTCCTTAAGCAATTCCAGCTTGCCGTCTTCCAGCAGCCGGGATTCCAGTTCAAAGGCATTATCGAAATGATCCTCGATCGCCCGCTTCCCCTTACCGGTAACGATAATGATATCCTCGATCCCGGAAGCAATGGCTTCCTCTACGATGTACTGAATTGTCGGCTTGTTGATAATCGGCAGCATTTCCTTAGGCATCGCCTTGGTTGCCGGAAGGAAACGTGTGCCTAACCCGGCAGCCGGGATAATTACCTTCTTGACCTTCTTCATCACACATACCTCCCAAGATAGTTGTTTTCACCTTACCGTGCAGTGGATTATTTACTCTGATTCATGGCAATTCCCAGGATGCGTACACCTGTCTGCTCCATAAGACCTTTCAGCTTGCGCAGCGATTCCCGCTTGGTTCTGCCATGCCTGGCCACGATGATCAGACCGTCTGACAGCGGAGCCAATATGCGGGCATCACTGTACTCTATCGCTTGCGGCGAATCCAGCAGAATCAGGTCAAAGCCCGCTTTAAGCTCCTCCAGCAAGGCCGGCAGCCTGTCGCTGCCCAGCAGATCCGGCGGGCTGACACTGGTGAGCCCGGCTGGAATGACCGCCAGATTAGCCAGGCTGCCGTAGACGGCGATATCCCCTGCTTCCTCATAGCCTGCCAGATAGGCAGCCAGCCCCTGGCTTCCCTCTACCTCGAACACACTGTGCAGTCCGGGCTTCCTTAAGTTGCAGTCCACCACGGCAACCTTCTTGCCGTCCTGGACAAAGGATACGGCGAGATTGGCCAGGATTGTTGTCTTGCCCTCACCGCCTTCAGCCGATGTGAACAGCAGCACCTGTCCGCCGCTGCCCTTCAGCAGGCCCAGCTGGCGGATATAGGTACGCAGCGAGCGGAAGGATTCCGAAATATGCGAGGACGGATTGAGATCCGCAATCAAACTTCTATTCAGCCGTAGCATAAGCACCCTCCCCTACTCTGGCCTTGCTGTTAGCCGCCTTGCCCAAATCGCGTTTGCGGATACCCGGAATACTGGCAATGACCGGAAGACCCAAGTCATATTCAGCTTCCTTCTCGGATCTTAATGTGCCATTCAAGGTTTCCATCAGCAGGATGATTCCGACCGCTGCCATCAGCGAAACTACAAAGCTGATGATCAGGTTCATAGCCGATCCGCCGTTATCCGCAGCGGGCTGATCCGCAGGATCCGCAGGAGTCAGGTAGGTTACATTATCCAGGTTCATAAGCGCCGGTAAGCTGCGTATGAACGTTTGCGAAACCGCGTTTACGATGGTGGCCGCTTTACTGTAATCCTCGTCCGTTACACTCAGGTTAATGACCTGGCTTTTCTCCGAGGTTTTGATCTGCAGCTTGCCTGCCAGCTGCTCCTCCGTAAGTCCGAATTCCGGATGATCATGAGTGACGCTCTTCATGATGGTTGGGGACTTGATGATTTCCTTATAGCTCTCAATAAGATTCAGACTGAAATTCAGCGCATTGAGATTGTTGCTTTCGGGAAGATTTACGGCATTGTTGACCAGCAGCTGTCCAGAGGCGGAGTAGACGGGTACGACGAAGTTTTTGCTGACATAGTAGGTGGTGGCGCAGGAGATAAGCACAAACACCGTGATTAACCATAATTTCTTTTTAATCAGGTTAATGTAATCCAGAATCGTCTTTTCCACAGTAACCCTCCTTCCGCTTATGTTTGCTTTGAAAACATTCATGAAAGTTTCTGAACTCTTGCTTTTATTCTATCAATGCGCAGGTACCGTGACATGCCTCATTGCACCCCTTTACACTTCACTTTCGTGTGAGTGCTTTCGGTCCGCAAGAGGGCATGGATGGTATACTTTAGTACCATATCGCAGGAAAATACTTACATATGCCGTTAATACTGACGGTTGCATTTACTCTTATGAACCCTATTAAGCCACCCAAGTGTTTGCGGCAGGTTAAATAATCAGAAACAACAAAAAAACACGGACAGCATTGTCCGTGTCCGTGTTCAATCCATTCACCGTTATCCGGTAATCAATCGTATGACATTTCATATTTGGTCAGCCCGACTGCATTCGCATATAATGCCGCCTGTGTCCGGTCGGCTACCTGCAGCTTAGCCAGAATCTGGCTGACATGCTTCTTCACAGTGAACTCACTGATGAACAGCCGCGAAGCAATTTCCCGGTTGCAGGCTCCCTGGCCAAGCTCGATCAGCACTTCCTTCTCCTTCGGGGTCAGCTCATCGGTCGGACTGTTGCCGCTCATCCGCATTTTGTCTTCCATCAGGCCGGGATCATAATACTTCCTGCCCTTATACACCAGCTGAATCGCAAACAGCAGCTCTTCAGGCAAGGCCTCTTTCAGCACGTACCCGTCCACCAGCACTTCTTCCGCCTTCAGGAAATCTTCCCGGCTCGCAGAGGAGGTCAGGAGAATGAAC encodes:
- a CDS encoding WecB/TagA/CpsF family glycosyltransferase, whose translation is MNQVNMFDVNFDNYDFMDLLDYIDKMIQERNQSYILTCNVDHVIKLRKDEEFREVYSEAGAVVADGMPLIWASKMLGKPLKQKVSGADLFSRLGHAFQQRKYRLFFLGSAEGVPEQATENLKAAYPDINVVGCYSPSYGFEHNEEENQRIIQMLTESQPDIVFVGVGAPKQEKWIYRHYTSYQAPVSIGVGATFDFLSGSVKRAPDFMQKTGMEWLWRLIQEPGRLWKRYLVDDAQFLVLLLKELRKRDKLKNGKEAEPE
- a CDS encoding O-antigen ligase family protein; its protein translation is MTNFGWGSKINALPYGMLYLISALFLGTAVIYQPVIAVAAVLLIMLLVVSISRPELISYFVLLTTAVSINFLYSGSMFGIEILSLYKLVILMLLVPCILVNGLRLRLSQPLWAMLALVFISFTFSVWLPEMSSSIAIKAFIGLSLPFVFLLINWKKEVAEKQIRIITLLPLVSILAGVVLQAAGLHPFLDVEFTGAVRIQGANIPAHLAMLAFMGVAIAFIEIKRSPQHIRFNYLMLGLNFLILIGTGTRGPILALILMVLYYFYDISRQYLRGKTKFLIPLLCSLLVITAAVYLQLDNIKKRSFERTTETGVDLSGRAEAWEYFLNKAEDSPYAGRGLGAVTVANDGSLYKGFVVPHNEYIRFYFDGGYFGAILLLISLLAVFLLVYRALAPPVKPYYLLFIAAFLIYSFTDNTLSTVQSIIPFCWYLNCLYRSSQLADSPQKEVIR
- a CDS encoding glycosyltransferase, with amino-acid sequence MPMLVNGDVPKISIIICTYNRSALLVKTLRSLLPLENLRAAEIIVVDNSSKDDTAAAVKRFIGDHGAGMDIRYLLEPVQGLSAARNTGILASRSPLIAFLDDDAIPCRTWITTIVSTFAQRPEVMAMGGKIAPIFESKRPEWLIKPFELPYTIVDLGNRIREYPKRLHPCGANMAMRKPVFDISLFPLELGRKGDSLLSGEETWLFGQIQQEGHSILYHPEMAVDHFVPANRLTEDWIMKRYYSQGISNAMKSEGLKGKLLLLGKTGAKVMYIMADSVLSRSQGRRLLNKCRLESIRGTLHMIWNRKRESAAG
- a CDS encoding sugar transferase; translation: MSMQKLPEDYEAVLPKLYMLHASEGNKTMDSYLLLKRIIDVFFSALGLLFLLPLFAVVAVLIKLEDPKGKVFFRQDRVGKDEKLFPMYKFRSMVSNAEELKESLMAYNEVSGAMFKIKNDPRITRIGRFLRKTSIDELPQLWNVLMGHMSLVGPRPPLVEEVAQYTEYDKQRLMVTPGCTGYWQVNARNSVGFDEMVQLDLTYISIRSTMLDLKIIVKTGLMLLGSKNAY
- the galU gene encoding UTP--glucose-1-phosphate uridylyltransferase GalU, encoding MKKVKKVIIPAAGLGTRFLPATKAMPKEMLPIINKPTIQYIVEEAIASGIEDIIIVTGKGKRAIEDHFDNAFELESRLLEDGKLELLKEVQRSSKVEIHYIRQKEPKGLGHAVWCARRFIGDEPFGVMLGDDIVTGKVPCLKQLIDQYEETQNSVIGVQDIPDEFTNRYGIIEPDLQDGRLYRVNNFVEKPPLGTAPSNLAIMGRYVFTPKIFKYLDLQEKGAGGEIQLTDAIQKLNQSERVYAYNFDGTRYDVGERLGYILTTLEFALESEDLRYQVMDAMAEWLKQAGQTSLSS
- a CDS encoding CpsD/CapB family tyrosine-protein kinase, with the translated sequence MLRLNRSLIADLNPSSHISESFRSLRTYIRQLGLLKGSGGQVLLFTSAEGGEGKTTILANLAVSFVQDGKKVAVVDCNLRKPGLHSVFEVEGSQGLAAYLAGYEEAGDIAVYGSLANLAVIPAGLTSVSPPDLLGSDRLPALLEELKAGFDLILLDSPQAIEYSDARILAPLSDGLIIVARHGRTKRESLRKLKGLMEQTGVRILGIAMNQSK
- a CDS encoding Wzz/FepE/Etk N-terminal domain-containing protein, translated to MEKTILDYINLIKKKLWLITVFVLISCATTYYVSKNFVVPVYSASGQLLVNNAVNLPESNNLNALNFSLNLIESYKEIIKSPTIMKSVTHDHPEFGLTEEQLAGKLQIKTSEKSQVINLSVTDEDYSKAATIVNAVSQTFIRSLPALMNLDNVTYLTPADPADQPAADNGGSAMNLIISFVVSLMAAVGIILLMETLNGTLRSEKEAEYDLGLPVIASIPGIRKRDLGKAANSKARVGEGAYATAE
- a CDS encoding response regulator transcription factor is translated as MKIVIVDDHPLVRRGLAAVISMQSNLQFAGEATNGQEALLVIEETQPDLVLIDLKLADESGLDIIKTARIRGISSKFILLTSSASREDFLKAEEVLVDGYVLKEALPEELLFAIQLVYKGRKYYDPGLMEDKMRMSGNSPTDELTPKEKEVLIELGQGACNREIASRLFISEFTVKKHVSQILAKLQVADRTQAALYANAVGLTKYEMSYD